The following proteins are encoded in a genomic region of Colletotrichum higginsianum IMI 349063 chromosome 9, whole genome shotgun sequence:
- a CDS encoding Sodium/hydrogen exchanger family protein, with protein sequence MPTLALTNFNIVVGLLGGWISLFGLVSFLCKETYYLSEALISLLAGVAFSPSAANLIRPLDYAGTPANVEAVTLAFSRLVLGVQLVLAGVQLPSRYLRTQWKPMALLVGPVMTCMWIATSLLVWALTPRLPFLHALAIGACVTPTDPVLSNVIVKGRFADHNIPSELQNLIISESGANDGLGYPFLFFALYLIKYIGDGGEQVPGGAGLAMGLWFGETWGYTIVLSVIYGAVVGWLAKRLLRWAERHKYVDRESFLVFAISLALFIVGTCGMIGSDDVLACFIAGNAFTWDDWFRLETEDDSFQPTIDMLLNVTIFIWYGAVIPWDDFLHNDVIPIHRLVALGVLVLLLRRLPFVFAVHRWIPQIEQAKQAIFVGFFGPIGVSAVFYLYVTIEFLHTLNEGHEPRADVAHMAEAVRVIVWFLALCSIVVHGLSIPLGKLGYYAPRTLSRGMSFMSGDGGDDSGPFRIRGRVLFPFGRSRSEGADGPTSFDAESRAYSQSENEGSRPIYRIGGSVIPQRSVGAEESDVSALEPRRPDQPGQYPGPEHGGGSAQTKAAEHLSPAPPPPELQSRTIRFPDETPVPRGLQTP encoded by the exons ATGCCTACCCTTGCGCTCACAAACTTCAACATCGTGGTCGGCCTGCTGGGGGGCTGGATCTCGTTGTTCGGGCTGGTGTCGTTCCTATGCAAGGAGACATATTACCTCTCCGAAGCCC TGATATCCCTCTTGGCGGGCGTCGCCTTCTCCCCTTCGGCGGCAAACCTCATCAGACCGCTAGACTACGCAGGCACTCCGgccaacgtcgaggccgtcacgCTCGCCTTCTCGCGCCTCGTCCTTGGCGTCCAGCTTgttctcgccggcgtccagctGCCGAGCAGGTACCTCCGCACGCAGTGGAAGCCCATGGCCTTGCTCGTCGGGCCCGTCATGACATGCATGTGGATCGCGACAAGCCTTCTCGTCTGGGCTCTGACGCCGCGCCTGCCGTTCCTGCATGCCCTGGCCATCGGCGCCTGCGTGACGCCCACTGACCCTGTGCTGTCCAatgtcatcgtcaagggACGTTTCGCCGACCACAATATCCCCTCGGAGCTGCAGAACCTCATCATCAGCGAGTCGGGTGCCAACGACGGCCTGGGCTATCCGTTCCTGTTCTTCGCGCTGTACCTGATCAAGTATATcggggatggcggcgagcaggtgcccggcggcgcgggcctcGCGATGGGGTTGTGGTTCGGCGAGACTTGGGGGTATACCATCGTCCTTAGCGTCATCTACGGCGCCGTCGTAGGCTGGTTGGCCAAGAGGTTGTTGCGATGGGCCGAGAGACACAAGTACGTCGACCGGGAAAGCTTCCTGGTCTTTGCGATCTCCCTAGCActcttcatcgtcgggaCATGCGGCATGATCGGTAGCGACGACGTTCTGGCATGCTTTATCGCGGGGAATGCCTTCACATGGGACGATTGGTTCCGTTTGGAAACCGAGGACGACTCGTTCCAGCCCACCATCGACATGTTGCTGAACGTCACAATCTTTATTTGGTACGGCGCTGTCATTCCGTGGGACGATTTCCTCCACAACGATGTGATCCCGATCCATCGCCTTGTTGCGCTAGGCGTGCTTGTGCTACTGCTCCGGCGCTTGCCTTTCGTCTTCGCGGTTCACCGCTGGATACCTCAGATCGAGCAGGCGAAGCAGGCCATCTTCGTGGGCTTCTTTGGTCCCATCGGAGTGTCGGCCGTCTTTTATCTTTACGTGACCATTGAATTCCTGCACACGCTGAACGAGGGCCACGAGCCCCGCGCTGATGTCGCTCACATGGCTGAGGCCGTCCGGGTCATCGTCTGGTTTCTTGCCCTTTGCAGTATA GTTGTCCACGGCTTGAGCATTCCACTCGGAAAGCTCGGCTACTACGCGCCTCGTACGCTGTCCAGGGGCATGTCCTTCAtgagcggcgacggcggcgacgactcCGGTCCATTCCGGATTCGAGGTCGGGTATTGTTCCCATTTGGCCGGTCTCGATCCGAAGGGGCCGATGGGCCAACATCTTTTGATGCCGAGTCTCGGGCTTATTCCCAGTCTGAAAACGAAGGAAGTCGGCCAATCTACAGAATTGGTGGCTCAGTCATCCCCCAGCGCTCGGTGGGCGCAGAAGAATCGGACGTGTCTGCTCTTGAGCCGAGACGGCCCGACCAACCGGGTCAATATCCAGGTCCCGAGCACGGAGGTGGTAGTGCTCAGACAAAGGCGGCTGAACACCTGTCAccggcgccaccgccaccagAGCTCCAAAGTCGCACAATCCGCTTCCCGGATGAGACACCCGTACCTCGGGGATTGCAGACACCATGA
- a CDS encoding Ankyrin repeat protein, whose amino-acid sequence MPFLFSLPSNGLRASLKPRLVWTQKLERRALARLPNFESPLSKGPAAFETLLPPRLDWDWDCPARTARPVDRGNAEKGKREGRKQPTDFQPSQPPSVHEKSEKDEERDRDRDDDEHCATGKNQETTRVLRRYATVPCIRTLRSPYLLRTSSAPYLQTEKDLQGPAATATDAAQPPATFLTAQLPRRPLVSNPSYTVYPPPAHPGPAQPSATLDHHHVGHLNPPNRNSRKPGRTRIRGRLDSGPPLHRLGYTTLPRDALFPTTSPDRAFTSSLFVAISVLRRRMTTAGAAIGASPMPPVPGMSPAGEFNEFLEYEDHQFGDSSPLPTNFDLSAHDTLTLSDFPQSLHEVKSLEPQATLLATGTVAAGSPDSLIDSFRDSSSDSASSKRTGSSASGKTALTAGDVMMTDGANIKSDWNPTLFGGRPEDNAFIFSGNGDATLPDGLDFNDDKFMEESFDFESASSSPNAAGAMSMESPEMPTIHANAPQKSIPPTNPRSGSHGKRNSQYSISQPMNGLKMTNSRECSPMSQNMITSHEASPSAFFNSSPSPGAPDFSNAAAMGAMNPNGFWPGKLDPAAHQMVANMPMQPQYHTHDGLPVSMPQQMPMFTQPNFDFLTRGCRLTIHPTPSKSRVETQIPIKMTLFPLPPGIKRLHLPVHTISKPKLLAKPPAERTPDMLELYTMLVCTSAMQNEDNKRKAFQRAAAATHNPVMNARSVSDEDDEENKPQNGGEVRICAGCITRERKRAARKKIKKVEEEEMWNRDETRRVIVFNTQEVKEWQTPNGVVSDSTVTGRPEPVAPPGAMQVDAPMRIACYCRHHAEKLGFQVIFTIKDWQDRVVAQEMSQSIMITDDHKTHPIPQHLNPPATQASDSTNLVPMMNAPMETSPLSSGGAPFRLSHSSSDLQNMHRNSAPQFSAPTPTAKPPVPAAPSTTATRSLSRPQSPNAHGGPQTKKRKASTGSRVPIGMAMTRLDTTPPPSQMPGNPAPAPASASTSPFTPNLTSFHTPPETVFVQNGTAPIMSQAYATGPPTPNSNDQTMFTNANRSASMDNVAVPMFSAPASAHQSRAASPSGLRNGVNAVSQNQFNAMSYMPTNAVAPARPQPTIHKIIPNEGPKSGGIEVTILGASFYQGLEVLFGDQKATTTTFWGESSLVCLLPPSPVSGPVLVTFKQNQTQAGPPFPALSKQNQMFKYVDDDEEKLIRTALSILGHKMSGQMVDVKELAQRIIGQGDSSWGSGPSGNTGFGGSTFTMSTESQLLKCLELIDLDDNPRMSRLDLRRSTGQTMLHMGCALGYHRFVAGLLARGANPDLRDKGGFTPMHLAAVNDHESIVRRLMQAGADPTIRSLSGLRPADVARSRKVIGHIRRCERHIRSRSGGSLHSRASSAASLRSLWDPLTMSSEESADDGEESPEYSSGDYEDDEQEEEDSWLDMRRRSSNHAFTPRPDRQLLSRGRDEVQPGLASPTNAIASAVRDQFSAQIQQFQQAMAMHFPNLPQMPALPRMPMLPDYHAYLQQNPLMGRVTSLMPGMSGSRPGSADDETPRQMDGKWWDLSSFRNSNNNSAPPPAYDEIFPQEELDKKQAAAAGAAAEAAADMKCAALYDTQTAETGEASSSTAPVPSILRIGRKSAITKEQQQNFLRAHEAKFKGMRSDKNLWFIWIPLLTCILAAMLYSRFPHYFAMAWSMLQSVARVEQVPDIVRNVQDRVVEVL is encoded by the exons ATGCCTTTCCTTTTTTCGCTTCCCTCCAACGGTCTTCGCGCTTCTCTCAAACCTCGATTGGTCTGGACGCAAAAGCTAGAACGACGGGCATTGGCTCGACTG CCCAATTTCGAGTCACCGCTCTCCAAGGGACCGGCTGCTTTTGAGACATTGTTACCGCCTCGACTGGACTGGGATTGGGACTGTCCTGCCCGCACCGCACGTCCCGTAG ACCGGGGGAACGCAGAgaaagggaagagagaaggaagaaaacaaCCCACGGACTTCCAACCCAGCCAGCCTCCATCCGTCCACGAGAAGAGCGAGAaagacgaagagagagacagagacagagacgacgacgagcactGTGCAACAGGCAAAAACCAAGAGACCACTCGCGTTCTGCGGCGCTACGCTACAGTACCATGTATTCGTACCCTTAGGTCACCATATCTGTTACGCACCAGCTCCGCACCGTACCTACAGACGGAGAAAGATTTGCAGGGCCCTGCTGCTACTGCGACCGACGCCGCTCAACCTCCGGCCACCTTTCTCACTGCCCAATTGCCCCGACGGCCTCTGGTCAGCAATCCCAGTTACACCGTGTAtccgccgcccgcccacCCAGGCCCGGCCCAGCCCAGTGCGACActcgaccaccaccacgtcGGTCACTTGAACCCTCCTAACCGCAACTCGCGTAAACCGGGTCGGACTCGCATTAGAGGGAGACTTGACAGTGGGCCCCCACTCCACCGCCTGGGCTACACCACTTTACCACGAGACGCCCTTTTCCCCACAACATCCCCAGACCGAGCTTTCACCTCCTCCCTTTTCGTCGCCATCTCCGtcctccgtcgcc GTATGACGACTGCTGGTGCCGCGATCGGTGCCAGCCCTATGCCACCCGTTCCGGGAATGTCCCCCGCCGGCGAGTTCAACGAGTTCTTGGAATACGAAGACCACCAATTTGGTGACTCGAGTCCTTTGCCAACAAATTTCGATCTTTCCGCCCACGATACCCTCACCCTATCCGATTTCCCCCAGTCTCTTCACGAAGTGAAATCGCTCGAGCCCCAGGCCACCCTGCTGgccaccggcaccgtcgccgccggctcaCCCGACTCCCTCATCGACTCGTTCCGCGATTCGTCCTCCGACTCTGCCTCCTCGAAAAGGACCGGCAGCTCCGCCTCTGGAAAGACGGCCTTGACCGCCGGCGACGTAATGATGACGGATGGGGCTAACATCAAGTCCGACTGGAACCCCACGCTCTTCGGCGGTCGTCCGGAAGACAACGCCTTCATTTTCAGCGGAAATGGCGACGCGACGTTgcccgacggcctcgacttCAACGATGACAAGTTCATGGAAGAGTCCTTCGACTTCGAGAGTGCGTCGAGCAGTCCTAACGCCGCCGGTGCCATGAGTATGGAATCGCCAGAAATGCCCACCATTCACGCAAACGCACCGCAAAAAAGCATTCCCCCGACCAACCCTAGGTCCGGAAGCCATGGCAAGCGGAACTCA CAGTACTCTATATCACAACCCATGAATGGCCTCAAGATGACCAATTCGAGAGAGTGCTCCCCAATGTCCCAGAACATGATAACCAGTCACgaggcgtcgccgtcagCCTTCTTCAACAGTTCACCCTCACCTGGCGCGCCCGACTtctccaacgccgccgcaaTGGGTGCCATGAACCCGAATGGCTTCTGGCCCGGCAAGCTGGATCCTGCCGCGCATCAGATGGTCGCCAACATGCCTATGCAGCCGCAATACCACACACACGACGGTCTTCCGGTCTCGATGCCCCAGCAGATGCCCATGTTCACCCAGCCGAATTTCGATTTCCTCACTCGCGGCTGTCGGTTGACGATCCACCCTACACCTTCCAAATCACGAGTCGAAACGCAGATTCCCATCAAAATGACTCTATTCCCGCTGCCTCCCGGTATCAAGCGCTTGCACCTCCCAGTACACACCATCTCAAAGCCCAAGCTGCTAGCGAAGCCACCAGCCGAACGGACTCCCGACATGTTGGAATTGTACACCATGCTAGTCTGCACTAGCGCAATGCAGAACGAGGACAACAAGCGCAAAGCCTTTCAGcgcgccgcagccgccaCTCACAATCCTGTCATGAACGCCCGGTCCGTCagcgatgaagacgacgaggaaaacAAGCCTCAGAACGGAGGTGAGGTGCGCATCTGTGCTGGCTGTATCACCCGCGAGCGTAAGCGGGcagcgaggaagaagatcaagaaagtcgaggaggaggagatgtgGAATCGGGACGAGACCAGACGCGTGATTGTTTTCAACACCCAAGAGGTCAAGGAATGGCAGACTCCCAACGGGGTCGTCTCCGACTCGACGGTAACCGGCCGCCCGGAGCCTGTAGCACCACCCGGTGCTATGCAGGTTGATGCGCCGATGCGGATCGCTTGCTATTGCCGCCACCACGCCGAGAAGTTGGGTTTCCAGGTCATCTTTACCATCAAGGACTGGCAAGATCGGGTTGTTGCGCAGGAGATGTCCCAGTCCATTATGATCACCGACGATCACAAGACGCATCCTATTCCCCAGCATCTCAACCCCCCTGCGACGCAAGCCTCCGACAGCACCAACCTCGTGCCCATGATGAACGCCCCGATGGAAACCAGCCCGCTTAGCTCGGGCGGTGCACCTTTCCGACTTTCCCATTCGAGCTCCGATCTCCAAAACATGCACCGTAACTCTGCTCCTCAATTTTCAGCTCCGACCCCGACAGCCAAACCGCCGGttcccgccgccccctcAACCACGGCGACCCGATCATTATCGCGACCTCAGTCTCCCAATGCACATGGTGGGCCGCAGACCAAAAAGCGGAAGGCTAGCACTGGGTCGCGAGTACCGATAGGGATGGCAATGACACGTCTGGAcacaacgccgccgccttctcaaATGCCTGGAAACCCGGCACCTGCACCCGCCTCTGCGTCAACTTCGCCGTTTACGCCCAACCTCACCAGCTTCCACACCCCTCCCGAGACCGTGTTTGTCCAGAACGGTACCGCGCCGATCATGTCGCAAGCATACGCTACTGGGCCCCCTACGCCCAACAGCAACGACCAAACCATGTTCACCAACGCGAATCGCTCCGCCAGCATGGACAACGTGGCGGTTCCGATGTTTTCGGCTCCGGCGTCGGCACACCAGAGCCGTGCAGCGAGCCCTAGTGGGCTGCGGAACGGGGTCAACGCTGTGTCACAGAACCAGTTCAACGCGATGTCATACATGCCAACGAATGCTGTTGCTCCGGCTCGGCCGCAACCGACAATCCACAAGATCATCCCTAACGAAGGTCCGAAATCCGGCGGCATTGAGGTTACGATCCTCGGTGCCAGCTTCTACCAGGGGCTGGAAGTGTTGTTCGGCGATCAAAAGGCCACTACAACCACATTCTGGGGCGAGTCTTCTCTCGTCTGCCTcctgccgccatcgccggtaTCTGGTCCCGTGTTGGTCACTTTCAAGCAAAATCAGACCCAAGCCGGACCACCGTTTCCCGCGCTCTCCAAACAGAATCAGATGTTCAAGtatgttgatgacgacgaggagaagctcatCCGTACCGCGCTTTCGATCTTGGGCCACAAGATGTCTGGTCAGATGGTTGATGTCAAGGAACTTGCTCAACGCATCATTGGCCAAGGAGATTCCAGCTGGGGATCGGGTCCGTCGGGCAACACTGGCTTCGGCGGCAGCACATTCACGATGAGCACAGAGTCGCAGCTGCTGAAGTGTCTGGAGCTgatcgacctcgacgacaacccTAGGATGTCTAGGCTCGACTTGAGAAGGTCTACAGGCCAGACGATGCTACACATGGGCTGCGCCCTGGGATACCACCGATTCGTTGCCGGGCTGTTAGCACGGGGTGCCAACCCAGACTTGCGCGACAAGGGCGGCTTCACCCCGATGCACTTGGCAGCAGTCAACGACCACGAGTCTATCGTGCGCAGGCTGATGCAGGCGGGTGCCGACCCCACGATTCGAAGCCTTTCGGGACTTCGCCCGGCCGACGTCGCTCGGTCTCGCAAGGTCATCGGGCACATCCGCCGCTGCGAGCGTCACATCCGCTCTCGAAGCGGTGGTTCCCTGCACAGCAGAGCCAGCAGTGCCGCGTCGCTGAGGTCGCTTTGGGACCCCTTGACCATGTCTAGTGAAGAGTcagcagacgacggcgaggagagCCCCGAGTACTCGTCTGGCGATtacgaggacgacgaacaggaagaagaagactcGTGGCTTGATATGCGCCGTCGATCCAGCAATCATGCATTTACGCCACGCCCAGACAGACAGCTACTCTCACGAGGCCGGGATGAAGTGCAACCAGGACTTGCGTCGCCGACGAATGCGATCGCTTCTGCTGTCAGGGACCAGTTCTCCGCCCAGATTCAGCAGTTCCAGCAGGCGATGGCAATGCATTTCCCTAACCTGCCTCAAATGCCCGCCCTCCCCAGAATGCCGATGCTTCCAGATTACCATGCCTACCTACAACAAAATCCTCTCATGGGCAGGGTTACCTCGCTCATGCCTGGCATGTCTGGCTCGCGGCCGGGTTCGGCAGACGACGAGACTCCCAGGCAGATGGATGGGAAGTGGTGGGACCTTTCGTCGTTCCggaacagcaacaacaactcggcgccgccgccggcataCGACGAGATCTTCCCCCAGGAGGAGCTTGACAAGAAacaagctgctgccgctgggGCCGCTGCTGAGGCTGCTGCCGACATGAAGTGTGCCGCGCTCTACGATACCCAGACCGCCGAGACGGGGGAGGCCTCCTCAAGTACAGCCCCCGTCCCAAGCATACTTCGGATTGGGCGCAAGAGCGCCATCACGAAAGAACAGCAGCAAAATTTTCTCAGGGCCCACGAGGCCAAGTTCAAGGGAATGCGGAGCGACAAGAACCTGTGGTTCATTTGG ATTCCTCTTCTCACATGTATACTGGCTGCCATGTTGTACAGCCGTTTCCCTCACTACTTTGCCATGGCTTGGTCAATGCTTCAGTCTGTCGCGAGAGTCGAGCAAGTCCCTGATATTGTAAGGAACGTCCAGGATCGTGTGGTTGAGGTCCTCTGA